In a single window of the Cupriavidus sp. P-10 genome:
- the recX gene encoding recombination regulator RecX, which translates to MAPRPPLSLKARAVGYLSRREHSRAELARKLAPHAESPEQLEQLLDALERENWLSNQRFADSLVHRRGARYGTARVMQEAKTHKLGSEQLGELQERLRATETERAREVWRKRFGVPPESPEARAKQIRFLVARGFSRGVVSKIIQGADEAYGDDE; encoded by the coding sequence ATGGCCCCCCGCCCCCCGCTTTCCCTGAAGGCCCGCGCCGTCGGCTACCTGTCGCGCCGCGAGCACAGCCGGGCCGAGCTGGCACGCAAGCTGGCGCCCCATGCCGAGTCGCCGGAACAACTGGAGCAGTTGCTCGATGCGCTCGAGCGTGAGAACTGGCTGTCCAACCAGCGCTTTGCCGACAGCCTGGTCCATCGCCGCGGCGCCCGCTATGGCACGGCCAGGGTGATGCAGGAAGCCAAGACCCACAAGCTGGGCAGCGAACAACTGGGCGAACTGCAGGAAAGGCTGCGCGCCACCGAGACCGAACGTGCCCGCGAAGTCTGGCGCAAGCGTTTCGGCGTGCCGCCAGAGTCGCCAGAGGCCCGCGCCAAGCAGATCCGCTTCCTGGTGGCGCGTGGATTCTCGCGTGGGGTGGTCAGCAAGATCATCCAGGGCGCCGACGAAGCGTACGGCGAC